The following is a genomic window from Elaeis guineensis isolate ETL-2024a chromosome 10, EG11, whole genome shotgun sequence.
CAAGACCCAGTGCAGATGTAAACCCAAGTCAGAAAGTGAACATGTTCCTTATCCATGATGCAGATCATATAGTAAATCAAAGTGTTTAGAAAAGCAGAAGTTGACTTGGATATTAGAATAGGCACTGAATTATTAGCCTTCAGAAGTGGACTACTGTTTGGATGTGGCTCTAAATTCTTCTGGTAAGTTAGGAAAGCTAAAAGTGTGTTTTATGGTTCTTGTTCCATAGGAACCCATTAGCTAAAAGAGCCGCCCTTTCCGTTGGTGTTTcctttgataaagccaaacgtaCTCTAGCATGGAATCAGATGTTGGCCAAGTGGGCAGCTTAAGATCCCATGTTAGTTGTATTGAGTaggattttttttgagaaaagaagaacaagattcCACCTACTTCATTAAGAAATTGAAAGTTAGATAAAGCAACTAACATCTTTTTGGTTGGACTTAAATCTTTCCAAGATAGACAGAGATTGGATAGCCTTTTCAAGCACAGTCCTACTGGTTCTAGCATTGTTGTGGAAGATTCAATTATTCCTATCCTTCCATAATGAGCAGAAAAAATGAATTCCGAAGGATTTGGTAGTTAGGGCTGTCTTCTTAGGTTCATCCAAAGCCTCTTGAGTGGAAGCTTGTTGTTGAATAGAAGCCTACACGTACTCTCCCAATCTTTCACCATATCCGAAGGGAGAATGGGAGCTTAAGTAGCAGATAATGGATAATTTTGGAACTAAGAGTAGAAGAGGCAGTTAAAATGAAGCCTCCATGTGCACCAGAGAGAGAGGTCCATCCCTTCTGATTCAAAACTTCCACCAGTATGAAGCTTGTTTTCAATAATTAGCCAAAGAAAATCTTGTCTTCTTAAAGCAATCGGTATCCAAAATAGGTGGAGCAATTGACCAAGCTGATATATAATTCTGCTTGATCATCTCTGGAGGACTTCATCCTTGCAGTTTGCAATTGCTGTATATAGTTATCCGGTCTATCCTCATTGGGGCCTATGTCATACTTGCATGGCATATCAAGCAAGAGCCAGTGTAATTAATTTATCACAAGCAACATTATTAATCAACCTATCATGATGTGGCCTACATGATATGTCCATGACATGCTAAGCAAGCACTATAGTTAATTGTTATTAGCTAATAGCTATGTTAAAAATCATAGCGAAATTTGTCAAGGAACCAATATTATCATGATAACACAATATAAGGAGGTATCTTATTGTGGCTCTGATTACTGCATATTAAAGAATTATATAAtgcgtataaaaaaaaaaaatgatattccaTACTGTGGTTGTAATATCATGTGTTTGTATGAAGAGAAATTTGTCGAGGGaccaatattatcataataacACAATGTAAGGAGCTATAGTGCCAATATCAATCAATGTTGCTATCTTATTGTGGCTCTGATTACtgactattaaaaaattatataatatgtataaaataaaaagatgacATTACATAATGTGGTCCTAATGTCATGTGTTTGTATGAAGAGAAATTTGTCAAGTAACCGACATTATCATAATAAGTAATAACGCAATATAAGGAGCCGTACTGCCAATATCAATCAATGCTGGCATCTTATTGTGGCTCTGATTATTAAAGAATTATATgctatgtattaaaaaaaaatgataagccATATTGTGGTCCTAATATCATGTGTTTGTATAGTGGATTAGCTAGCTTGTTCCATTCATGCATTGATCACATATATTCATGGTATTAAATCTTCCAATGATTGAGGAAAGGTTATTATGTACAGGTATGTTTCTAATGGAGCATCCTGTTTCCTAACCACCTAGCTATGTTGCATCTCGGACACTTTTTTTTTGGGAGAAGCCTGATGCTTTGTCACTCAGCTATTTAATGTTATGTATATATTGACAGACTTAGATCATGATGTTTGCTATGTTTATGGGATAAACTAGGGTACTTTACTATCTCAATCCTCCTTAAGCAAGCACTATGATTAGAAAACAATGGAAAGCACATGATGATTCAGTTAAAATATTTAAACATGGATACTTCAAGGTAATATCCAAAGGTTTGGGGTTTCGGATCAGAGACGATAACGCATGCatatatcataaaattttaaaaaaaagattcatTTCATCGACAAATTAATATTTAACGGCCCAAGTTAGTCTTAGGGGGCTTGATCATGAGAAAAGTATTAGTTTGCGGTTAACACCCAACCGTCATGAAGatatttcctctttcttccttctagaAACACTCGAATAGATGATGCTGCACTGAAATCTTTGAAAGTTTGCTACCTATTCTTAAATCACATACAGTTTATCAGACAATAAGTGGAATGTAAATGAATTAATGCAATAATGTAATCATTGAAATGTTCATTTTTCACCAATCAAGAACACTGGAACACGATAGGGACATGTACACGCAGTGGAAAACTTGATCGGCTATACGCATCCTATAGAGTTAGAAATACAACTATTTTCTGCACTTTGATCGAATCATTGATAATGCAAGTAGCTCTACAGCTGTTATATCCTCTGCTAACATCTAGGCTTGTCATGTGCTAGAACATGTTATTGCTATTGCAGAATAGTTTGGCGCAACCGCTTTCCTCAATTTGTCCGGGTGCATCTGGACTTGGTTGAGATGTTTAGCATGTCGAGATTTTATGGTTATAAACTTCAGCATATCAACAAAGAGAGGATAGATTTCCATACATGAGATATTTGAAATGGATGTCTGCAACTCTTCTTTCCTGCCAACCTAGATGGTTGTCTTGCACTTGTGATTAGGCTATGCATGCAATGGATCCCCATGCGAGCCACTTGCAGATCCAACCGGCTAATGCTCTCCAGCTCTTCTTATGGGGCCCATGGGAATCGACAACAGACTTTTTCATGATACCTGATAAAAAGTTATAGACATTGGCACCTTCTGGTGCCAATTTTATGCACAGAAAAGCTACCTGGTTCCATTACATTGCATTAATACCTGCTAGTGATACTGAACCCATGTCAGAAAATGAAATTCTTATGTTCGTTTCTAGCTGCCTATGGCATTGTTTGCATCCAAGATAACTGCCAAGATGCCAACTATACATGCACATTTTAGAAATGTTCTCATGCCAACAGTCCTCCTGCCCTGAGTCAGGTGGAAGACAGATGAGTTCGTACTGCTTTTAAATAACGTGGAATTTCAGTCATTTGAGATTTTTCAGTTTTTTGATGATATCTGAAGGTAACAGTTGATGCGGTCGTAGAGATCTCAGGAAAATGTGGGAACAAGTATAGCTCACCGTCGACGACATCGGGGTCTGGTATGGAAGTTGGTGATTGGCTGAGCAAATTGCAAGATCCTACTAACACTATCGACGAGTCACACTGACCTTATCAGCAACATTATCCTAGTGAACTGAGTGATGAACCAACAAGTGATCGGTAGCACTAGCTACTTGAAAAATTCTCATCCATGATACATGCTACTATTGCTTGAGGGCTGTTAGGTGCATAGATTCGTAAGACTAATGTTTGAATCTACGTATGGTCCTTGCTTGATGTGGACCATGCATTCAATTTATAGTGAATAAAGGTGTGCTTCATATTATGCGCGCGCACGTGCATATGTgtggacacacacacatatatatgtatgtatgtatgtatgtatatgtatatatacacacatagacatacatacaaacacacacacacaggtACACATGCAGAATTGGCATTTTCCTTGCTATTAGTCTATATTTGATTTTACTATTCTACCTTTTTCTTGACCTACTGGACTTCATTTAGATGGTGCTTTGATACGTACGACTGAATGTGACTTTTTTTTACTTTCCGGTTGGATGTAAAATGAGTGGGATCCATGGATTTTGAGATGCAACAAAGCCTCAAGTGCAGCAAGTGGTCTTCCAAGTGGAACCATGGCAAGACAAAATGTAGCATGTAGTTTAACACATTGGATGCTTCTTTTGCTTCATCTTGTCATAGTGATTAGGGTTTTATTATATGTTACTATCACTTCCTTACAATCCTGGCCCCCTTCTCCTGCTCATGCTGGTCCACCAATCTCTACATCCTCGAAGCTTCATCGGCCACCCTTGCTCGCGGTCTGCTTCTTTATTCTCTCATCCTCTTGCTCATCTCTCTTCTTCCCTATGCTTTCATCTTAGCCTTATCCTCTCATCCTCGTGCTCATCCCTCCTCTTTGACCAAATTCCTATTCTAATTAAAATGTAATGCCATAAAGTTATATGGATGCAAAAGTATTGATGCATTCTTGGTGCATCAAGGACAGCTCTCTACAATGCCATATAAAGCTTCTACGTCCATCTGACAATGTCTGATGCAAGATGTACGAGCACCATCAAAAGCCGTAGAGATTGAATCGGAGGATGGTGGCCCACCACTTCAAAGATCCCCGGACATATCTTCATGCTACTGGTTCAAAGTTACAAAAGTGCTGCTGGCGACATTGCCGAGGAGCACAGAATCACAGCACGAGGACTTTTGAGCAAGCCAAAAGTACCTAGAGCCCCTTCTCTTTTGCTGTTTTCTTTGATAAATCCAAAAGCACTCTACCATGGCATTGATGTAGAAGCTCATGCTACTGTTGAACTCATAAATGCACATGATTGCAGTTCTTGAACACAGTCTCGAGTCTATCAGAAGTGTAATTCCAAGTTTGCATGCATGGTTATATGTTTATAGAATACATTGGAAGGCCTCACCATTCTACTCCTCAAAGAAGCACATAGAATAGAAAACAGTGGAAAGCAACTAAATATGCTTTAGTTAAGATATTTGAACATGGATACTTTGAGTAGCATCCCAAAGCTCAGGGATTGGTGATGAACAGAAAACGTCATGGTCACTTTGCTGACAGATCAATGGATTGCTTAATAGCTGCAAGTTAGTGTGGGGTCTGATTCAGAAAAGCATTAGTTGGTGAATAGTCGCCTCAACCACCATGGACATGTTCCTTCTTCCCACCTTCTTATGGATACAGTTGCATAGCTAATTGCACACTTcgaaatttttctatttttttgctaAATTCTGAGATTCGTTATCATTTTAATTCACCAGTAATGGACATGCAGACAACGATTAGGACAGGAAATATATGAAGATAAACTTAATTAGATATACAATTCCTAGCAAGGAATGTTAATGGTGTGACCTCGTGTTGGTCACCTACTTGGTATTTTGAAGTCATAGTGCAGTTTGCTTTTCGAAAAAAATGATGCAGTTGCTGCCATCTAATATTAAAGAAGAGATTGCAGAGAGATCATACTGAGAAAAACATGCATCAGTGTAAGGAATCCATCATATCCTGGTGCAGGCAGTGCTCTTGGTTTAGAAGTAATCGGTGTACAGTGCGATGTCAACAATCAAAACTGTTTGCAATTGTATTTGGtaaaaacatattttttattacatGTACATTTTTGTAGTTATTATCTTAAGAGTAAACATGAGGTGTAATCAGCAAAAAGGTATGCACTTACAACAGTAGCCATAGATGATTATCTTGACAGATAAATCTTAAATGCACTTATAGATAATAGATATATTCATGTAGTTCATTTGGCATGGGAAGAGAGATAGCCATCACAAATTGTAGTAAAGGCTTGGTAGAGACCTCAATTCCATTGGATGATAATAAGGAAACACCATGACATTGATTAGGAGTTTAATTTTGACCATGTAACCTGAAGGCATCATACTGCACCTTCGACAGTCTATATTGTGCTAGAACGTGATATTGCTATTGCAGAACAGTGTTTTATCAGAAAAATTGGAAGGGTTCTAATCTCATATCCTATCCTATATCTATATTCTCTATGTGCGTTGGCCAAATCCAAGTCCACCGACAGATCAAGTATAATGCTTGTGAAATTGAGATGATGGAAAATAGGAaattgaaaagaaagatttttttttgtgggTAAACAAAGATCAATGTCTTTCAACAACGAACCTATCTCTTGCCTTAAATGGTAAAAGGTGATACTATTTGAACTAATGATTGTTGGTTATCGCAAGATGGTTTGGCATAGCTCCTTGCCTATATTAATGTGTTCGTAGGCCAGGGGTTGTGTCTTTTACATCAATCCATTATTAGATTGTATAATGGTCATTTCAAGATTTATGCACACTCATACAAAAAATTTGAAGTACTTTAAGATTTATATAAGATATGATTTAATGATTAATGTCTtataagaagatcaatcattcttttgtgCCGTTTTTGGATATCATGATTATAAATtttaacttatatatatatatatatatccataaatGATAAATGGAAGTCCAAGTGTGGGAATCTTGAATGCCAGCATGCAAATCCAAGGCATAAAGTGGAGGGCTATAAGCCTCCCCCTTCTTTCATGTCAATCTAGGTTGTCATTTTGCAGTTGACATGGGCCCCCCACTTGGCTGCGAGCCACATGCAGCAGGTGCAACCGGCCCACGCTCCCCAGCTTTTCTGATAGGCACTCCATAAACGACAATGGACTTTTTTATTCCCGAAAATACCCTCATCAATACTGGTATTCACATGGCTTTGCCAAAAATAGGCAAGCACGCTTCTCGAGAAAGCACCATGGAGGGAAAGCGGGATCGCATTAATTGAAATTCTGGGAGGGAGACTGCTGCATGGAGGAGTATCTCAATCATTTTGGAATTTTCAGCCATTCAAATATCTCGGGAAAAGCTTTTGTCACATTCTTTGCATGCATCAACTGTTAAGGACTGCAACGTGGGCGCAGATCCGTAAACTAACTGTTTgaatcttaaaaataaattttttttttctgaatatggactgtaattttttaatttacatGTAAACAGCATTCAATTATACCCACTAGTATTGCAGTTCTTAGATTCTTACTTTCTATCTTTCATACATagtcttaaaaaaaaatcattgaataTATGATGTTTGATACTACTAAATTGTTAGGGCGAAGTCAAATTTTTGGAGTAGTAGTATGGTAATTATGTTGAAAATTTCAGCTCTTCTAAAATATTTGATGGATGCGTGCTAGATGCATTTGAATATGAAGATGTTGTATTTTTCATATCTATTTGTTAATGCTAGATGTGCATATATTCATAAGCAAAATTTTTGAATCTAGCAAAAATCATTTCTTGATAACGATTGTATATCTAATTtaggtaaaattaaaatttaaagaaagTACGATAGATTGTATATTATGTGGAGGTAAgttttcttatttatatgaccatgTTTATcatttttcatattattttaGTCATTAGATTTGAACCTTTCGTCTAACTTTTTCTTGGCATTTTGTTGAGCTTCATCCACTTCGGTAGTTTGAAAGCATCTAAGACTAGGTTGATATAAATTCTTGCTCCATCAAACATTATAAGAAGCTTGATCTAAATTAAATGAGCTCATCAACTTTCGAtatctatattcttgaaataaccaAACCATTTTACATATGGGATCCTTAACAATTTACTATTGTTGTGAAATTTTGAGTTCATGTTGATTTGCTAACTGTAAATTTTGATGCATGAAACATGTGAGTTGAACATGTCAAGATCgatcttcaaaatttttattacaacttGATGTACATAGATTTGAACATAGTGATATGTCAATAGTGAAAAAGCATGTTTGTCATCTCATAGAAGTCCAATTTGGTTGGCAACTTATTGATGCATCAAATAGACTACAATGACTTGCTATATTTATATAGTGTGACTAATGAAATTTTGATGCTGAGCAATGACAGATacataaaaaaaagatagatcTATATTTACAAGAAGAATATTCACATCTATCCAACCTAGTCTAATTCAAGATGTGCCATCATCATCATAGGCCATCGCAATTGAATCAAGCGAGCGGTGGACCACCGGTTGTAAGGTTCCTGGCTACTCCACAGTCTCCACATCAGTGGTCCAATCTCATCATAATGGTGCTGGTCACATTGCTAAGGAACACAGAATTACAGGATGATACCTTGGTCCCTGGCTAAAAGGAAGAGAGTGATAAAAGAGATTTTGCTACAAAATCAGAGAATATGCTACGAGAGCAAGGTTGATGATACTAGCAAGGACAAAATTGtcatttaagaaaaaaatcaagcgAACGGCGCACGATAAGAGGTGTATATAAATCCAAGGGGAGGAGTTTAAACAAACATGGAGGAAGCGACGGCCGGTAGAGTCTAATAACACCCCTCTTTTTAAAACCCCACACCCCTCTCGCTCTCtctgttttcctttttcttcgacgccttcttcccctctctctctctctctctctctcgccggCTTTCGTCTTCGTCGATCGAAGAATCAGCGAGGTAATACGATTCGTGGAGGTACCCCATTTTCCCGAttcttttctctcatttttttttattgcgAGTTTCTCCAATTTCAATCGGAATTTTTCGTATCTTTGAATGAATCTTACCCGTTTCTTCGAAGTTTTTTCGTCTCCGAGATTTCTAATTGGTTCGGTTTCTTGTGATTTTCTTTCTGATCGGAATCTTGCTTTCCTGGGGACGAAAACTTTTGATTGCTTAACCAGAAAGAAATGGAGTAGATCGATCGGATCGGTGCCTCTTTTCTTGCGATTTCTAATCGTAGATCTCCAAAGCATTGAATCCGTCTTGCTTCGATTCGCGGATCAGATTCATATCTCAGGCTCTCGATCTGACGAtactctcatttttttcttttctcaggaattttccccctttttttccaAGTTCGTCGAGCCAAGGATTCTTGCAAGAGATTGGAGCCTTTGGATCCGATGCCGATCTCGAATCCCGAGGCCAAGGAGTATAGGGGGAGAAAGCGGAAGCGGGGGAGCAGCAGCGAGAGCCCGCACTCGCCGCCCCGGCGGCGGTGGCGGACCGACGCCGAGCGCTGGATCTACTCCTCGAAGCTTCTGGAGGCTCTGAGGCGTCTCCGCCGCTCGTCGCCGGCCGCGCCGCCAAAGCCCCGGGTCGTTCGGGAGGCGGCGGACCGGGCGCTGGCGGCCGCGGCGAGGGGGCGGACGCGGTGGAGCCGCGCGATCCTCTCTGGCGGCCGCCCGCTCCGCCTGAAGGCGCGGCGACCGAGGTTCGCCGCCATCGCCGCCGGCCAGCCAAGGAAGGGTTCGACGCCGGCGATGCCGGGGAGGATGAGACCCACGCCGACGGCTATCCGTAGGAGGGCGAAGGCTCTGGGCCGGCTGGTCCCGGGTTGCCGGAAAGCGTCGTTTCCGACGCTTCTAGAAGAGGCTTCGGATTATATCGCGG
Proteins encoded in this region:
- the LOC105052607 gene encoding transcription factor bHLH149-like, whose protein sequence is MPISNPEAKEYRGRKRKRGSSSESPHSPPRRRWRTDAERWIYSSKLLEALRRLRRSSPAAPPKPRVVREAADRALAAAARGRTRWSRAILSGGRPLRLKARRPRFAAIAAGQPRKGSTPAMPGRMRPTPTAIRRRAKALGRLVPGCRKASFPTLLEEASDYIAALEMQVRAMSTLAEMLSGSSRSARLGASEQT